In Lycium barbarum isolate Lr01 chromosome 9, ASM1917538v2, whole genome shotgun sequence, the DNA window AGcgaacaatatcacatcatgttaagagtgtCTTTGGGCCGTTTTAACCCAACACTAGACATATGAAGTTGTATGGTGTATTTAGAGAGCATGGAATGCTTAGTGCTTTAATGTTGAATGTTAGATGCAACGGACATAGTCAAATGGAGCTTTGAATGAATTATCTTACTGAACTTTATGAAATGATCAACAGGATAAAATTCTGAGGAGGTGGTTCTTCTTTAGCTAATCAGTTCAAACATTGGACACAAGATTAGTTACAAGTGAAGGGTTTAGGGCAGTTTGGTATGAAAGGATAatgttttcctattttttttttgtttggttgcATTAAATATcttgaaaaaaaaattccatgGAAAATGTTTTTCCTCAAAATAAGAGAAAACATTTTCCATACAAATTTGAGGGAAAACATATTTCAGATtaataaaaaaagggaaaaaggctcaaatatgtcatcgaactatcggaaatgactcatttatgctactcatcaatagtttggcttatTTATGTCAtcaaactatcggaaatggctcatttattccACTCATCAAtaatttggctcatttatgtcatcgccccttaccaaaatgactcatccatacCATTTTTCATTAACTTCGATTTTACGATACCAAATATGTCACatggcctccaactagattatggttgtgggttaGGGTGTATGGTcggattttttttattaatttggaatttaaaattgggctggtttaATTAGACGACGTAGatctctaattggaggccacgtgtcacatATATTATAAAATCAGCGTTaaagaaaaatggcatggatgaatCATTTCTAACAGACGacggcataaatgagccaaactattgatgagtggcatatacaagtcatttccgatagttcgatggcataaatgagtcagactattgatgagtgacataaatgaccCATTTCCGATTCCAATCattttttttatgacaaaaaaaaaatggaattggaaatgactcatttatgtcactcatcaataatttggctcatttatgtcaaaCTCTTGTTGAGTTacataaatgattccaataattgatggcatatttgagctcTGCACCAACTCACCCTCCAAATCTACCCCACCTCCAGCTACAAACCCAAGCCCCACCCCTAAGCTCCACCCCACCACCTACCTTCATGCCAAACCACCAACCCCCACACCCCACCTTCCACCACTAACCTACCCCAACCCCACCTCCCATCCACACCTGCCACCTGACCCATCCCCCTTCCACTACCCACCCTAGCTTGCACACCCCCACCCCTCTCCCGAATTTTCTATTTTATATATTTGCTATTTTTATAAAAACAacattttttcttaattttgaaGTGTTTTTACTCAATTCTGCTCTAACATTTAAAGCATAATAATACATGATAAAAGGGCAAAATGATCATTCAACTTTTAATGGGCATTATAGTAATTTAACTTTTGACTTAAGGGCTTTCTCACTTTTATATtactataaatataaatataaatgtaGATGtgtgtaaaaatttattttttattttacgtAACTTTTTTTCCATAATCGCATGACATATGACAACCATATTATCAAAAGCTTGTGGTTAGAACTAAGTTTCTTCTAATTCTAGTGCTGAAAAAtgtgctatcatcttcctcgatCATCAATCTGGTCACTTTATCAGTCCTAAAGCCCTAGTTTCCTTTTCCAGTTCATAAAACAAAAGAGATCATACATACATGGAAACTGCCCACATGGATCAAGCTCTATATTGCCACGTATTGGCTATTCTATATCCAGGTAGAGGCCACATAAATCCTTTAATGAACTTGTGCAAGCTCATAGCTATAACCAGACCAAATCTTTTAATCTCTTTTATTGCAACAGAAGAGTGGCTCAGCTTCTTGAAATCAGAGCCAAAACCAACTAACATCAAATTCGTTACAATCCCAAATGTAATTCCATCAGAAAAGGGCAGACACAGAGATTTTTTAGGCTTTATGAAAGCTGTGTTTACTAAGATGGAAACTCCAGTTGAAAGTGTACTTGTTGTGCTGCCAAAGCCCAATGTCATTTTAGCTGATTCGTTATTACCGTGGGCCCTTAGTGTTGGAGAGCGAAGGAATATTCCGGTGGCTTCATTTTGGCCCATGTCTGCAACGGTTTTTTCTATCTTTTATCACCATCAACTACTTCTTGCTAATGGGCATTTTGAAGCTAATTTGGCAGGTActtgtttttctttttgcctACTTTTTCTACTTCTAGTTGTAGATTAGATGAAACTAGTTTGATCCGGAGATACCCTTGTTTAACCAGGCCATGCAGACCCCAAGGGAGGCTCGAACCCGCGTCCCCGTGCTCCTTTACACTTCCCGAAGGAagtcgcctcttaccaattgagctgcagctcaattggtaagaggcgactCTCTCCGGAGGGTGTAAAGACGTGGTCGTCGCGGGTTCGAGCCTCCCTTGGGGTCTGCATGGCCTGGGTAAACAAGGGTATAAATGGTCGAATGCCATACCGACACGTGGACAATACCTGAGGGGAGGGGTCAAAAACACATCACAATTATTAGTCGTTCACTTTTTCTATCTCAACAATTAGGTTTGTTTTGCTAACTAGTTAGTAATAATTTAGCAAAAAAAATTCATACAAAAGTGATACGTGAGATGTGTTTTTCACTCTGTAACTCTTTGATCTGAGTTGAAATATATTTGTTCTCCAAGCAGAGGCGGAATTAGAATTTTAGATATGTGAATTTTGAATTCCAgaaaaagtactccctccgtccaaaaTAAGTGTCAGCTTGCAAAAATCAGCGCTTTaaaagaaatcaataaatacaacGTGGAGTTTACTAAGCTACCCATATTTATTAAGTAAATATTTTTTAGAATTGAGCACTATTAGGGAGGACTACTTCTTTAATGCTAAGGATAAAAACCTGCCAATTTTTCTCTTGAAtttctaagatgacacttattttgggacaaaatttatttactaaggtgacacttattttagGACAGAAGGAGTAGCTTAACTGGATTTCGAATAAATTATTCATACATATTAAATAGTATGGATCAAATTACCGAGTTTTGTCTAACCCGTAAGTAGAATCGTACTCCACCCTTGCATCCAAATTGCCAGTTCGATTTCAACAAAAACAAACACATGAAATTTACGAAATCGCTTTCAAAGTTGTTGTCTAAGCAAAATTGCCGTCATTTTGAACTTCTTCTAAGTACTAGGGAGCAAGCAGGATTTCCAGCCGCCAGCTTTTACAAACTTTAGAAATTTTAAGCCTTATCCCTTTGACAAGTTCTCTTGAGATTCTTCCCAAATTACTATAAGTAGGTGTATACTTACCACCCTTAAATTTGATGAAATTCCTTTATTTTCGTTGTTAGTAGATACATTCATCCTGACTTGTCTAGCTAACTAATTAAAAGCTGGCACCAGGAATCTAATATAAGTTTTCTTGATTTCATACTGTACAGAGCAAGGAGAAGAGCTAGTAAATTACGTTCCTGGGATTAAACCAATTTGCGTGAAGGATCTCCCACCTGTATTTTATGGCAAAGGCCGCGAAAGGTTGCCCTTCGTTCTCGACGCTGTATCACAATTGGTCAAAAAAGCACAATACGCCTTGTTCACCACCATTGAAGCATTGGAATCTCAAGTCATTCAGGCTTTAAAAGCTGAATTTCCAGTCCCCATTTTTACAGTTGGTCCAACAATCCCTTACTTCAATACTCAAGTCAAAACAAACCAGCCTAACCCAAACTACTTGTCATGGCTTGATGATCAACCTAAGGACTCTGTTCTATACATATCCCAAGGAAGTTTCATGTCAGCATCAAACCAACAGTTAGATGAAATTATAGCTGGCGTGCAAAGCAGCAGTATCCTGATGTTTTGGGTGGCACGTGAGAATGCTTCCCTACTCACAGATGGAGGTGAAAACGGGAACAGGGGAATTGTGGTGCCTTGGTGCGACCAATTGAGAGTTTTGTGCCATCTTAGTGTAGGTGGATTTTGGTCGCATTGTGGATGGAATTCAACCAAGGAAGGTGCATTTGCGGGCGTTCCATTTCTTACATTCCCAATTGCCGCTGATCAAATCACCAACAGTAAGCTAATAGTGGAGGACTGGAAGATTGGCTGCAGGCTCAATAACGAAAGCGAGAACCTGGTTAAGAGAGATGAAATTGCTCTACTTGTTCAGAGGTTTATGGACCTCGACAGCTACCAAGGAAGAGAAATGAGGAGAAGAGCAATGGAAATAAGGAAAAGTTGTCAAGAAGCAATTGAAGATGGAGCCATCCAAGGAAATATTGACAGGTTTATTCGGGATATTTCTCAGAGCCCAAGGAAATAGTTTCGGGCTTTTAAAGTTTCTCTTAACCAAACAATACCCAGTCACTGAAATTGTAACCTTCAGGTTCAAATGGTTATGGTTACAAGAGGAAACAGTTCCTTTTTGTTTCGTTTTCATTTGGGATTGCTTGTTTTTGTGGTGATTGGATTTGGTGAGTGCTTATATTACAGCCACCTAATCATCACTCCATCCTCATTTACTGAGTAGTAGAAAGCCAGCCGGTACACAAAACATCTACTAATTCTTTGATTC includes these proteins:
- the LOC132610886 gene encoding UDP-glycosyltransferase 87A2-like, producing METAHMDQALYCHVLAILYPGRGHINPLMNLCKLIAITRPNLLISFIATEEWLSFLKSEPKPTNIKFVTIPNVIPSEKGRHRDFLGFMKAVFTKMETPVESVLVVLPKPNVILADSLLPWALSVGERRNIPVASFWPMSATVFSIFYHHQLLLANGHFEANLAEQGEELVNYVPGIKPICVKDLPPVFYGKGRERLPFVLDAVSQLVKKAQYALFTTIEALESQVIQALKAEFPVPIFTVGPTIPYFNTQVKTNQPNPNYLSWLDDQPKDSVLYISQGSFMSASNQQLDEIIAGVQSSSILMFWVARENASLLTDGGENGNRGIVVPWCDQLRVLCHLSVGGFWSHCGWNSTKEGAFAGVPFLTFPIAADQITNSKLIVEDWKIGCRLNNESENLVKRDEIALLVQRFMDLDSYQGREMRRRAMEIRKSCQEAIEDGAIQGNIDRFIRDISQSPRK